ATTAGACCGAAAATTGTAGAACGGACTCTGAATCCAAGGTAAGGTTGGAGTTCAATCTCTATAACCGGGTATATGATGGACCGTATATGAGATGGGGTTGTATGAATTTTGCCATGGACTATTTTGATATTTCTATGATGTTTTAATATTAAGAAATTGGTTGTTCGGTCAATTTGTGGTTTTCTGATGATTTGTTGTTTCCGctgaaaataattgttttttgttaataaattgACGTGTTGATGTTTTGGAATCGATTGATACTAATGTTCGTGTTACTGGGAAATAAAAGCACGAAGAATAAGATGAATTGAAAATCGGACGGAGGCCACCCACTAAGGGACGGGAACCCTAGagtatgagagaagaaaagaaataaaagggGCCCCTCAAAGGCTATGGGGAGGGCGCCCCTTTGTGGTACTATGAAGGAGGGAAGGAGGCACTTGTATGGGAATGAAAGGGACGATCGCCCCTATTGTAATTGAGGTGGGGCCCCCATGATGTGGGGTGGGCACCCCAGATAAGACAAAAAGGGGGCCACTTTCCTATTTGTTTTATTAAGTTGCAGGTAGTGTTGTAGTTGCTTTAAaactttaataaatataattagctactataacttgaataaaataaattgcagGAATTATATTTAGTAATAACACAGTAGAATTGTATGGAGACAGATTAATAGAATTAATCTAAATCGTAATAATAGTGCAGTTAGTAGAGTTGTGTGATAAATAGCAGAGTAATAGCAGTAGTGTATTTTGATGACGGTATGATTTTAATAACAGTAAATGGTTAGTGACATTAGTAGAAAACTAAGTCAATAACAGGGAATTAGCTAATAGTAGCAGAGTGATTTAACAGTAGCAGAATTAGCCACTGACAGTACCGATTAGTCAAATTAGCCTAATtgagcggtataattagttgtccggattTAGTTGAAAATTGTCGGAGTAAGTCGTGTATACTAATATGTATTTTTGGTTGATTTGTTTATTAtaattatgtcgtttaagttgatttgCAGGTGCAGTTGAATTGTTTCGGGTTATGGAATTATATTGTTGATGAGTTGTTATTGAACACGTTATTTTAAATACTTGTTGCTAACTCTATTGTTGCCaaatatattgttgttgttgaactgCCGTtgattataagttgttgttgataAGTTGAATTGTCTTGATTTATGGACCTGTTTGAGTTGTAGGTCGAATGACCAGCGTTGATTTAAGTTGATACAACTTTTTTCTTaatcattataaaaatatattatttccttAATCATTTACTTCTATTAATTTTTACATAACCAAAAATAAACattgcttttttaattattttgaattattaaaataatatataatatattaattatactatttaatGTTATTTCAATTCAATATAACATATCTATTAGAAAATCTgggaaaatgatttttttaagtatttatttaGAATTGAAATTTAACGGGAGTTGTCATATATCGTAGGTTTGTAAAAAAtgtaaatatgatataataagaaGTATTAGGAAAAATAATTATATTcaaatttgtaattttaaaactaactcatttggattcaactgaGTTTTGTTAATTCGTATGATTTCCGGATTTTTAATTATACTAGAAATATTCCTTATATGAAATTCTTGGCATtagtatttaataatataatacgGTCAGATAAATTCAAAGACGGACTCTGCTTCGACTTTATtgaaaaaaaactatattatcttaaaatatttaattcatatatgtattaatataaaaaaaattatgcatcacacaattttttatttttctattgacCGTTACATATAAAATTAGTCCTTTCGATTTTTTTAACCAATACATAGAAAAtcaattaaatagaaaataaaattgacaGGTTAATTCTTTTAAGGTAAACTCTTTAATTAAtgaaatgaaattttattttatttttaaaaatttgttttgacaatattattttgtttataaaaaaatattcactCTATTAAGTAtggttttgttttatatattttttttataaaaaagaaatccCATATTAAggtcatatatttttatttcatatttaataaataataagaaatatttcatattttgaaatgacttttttaaatattcatttaaaattaaaatttgataggGAGCTGTCATATATTGTAGGTttgtaaaaattataaatatgatataataaaaAGGATTTAAAACTGGTATTTGACGGATTTAAATTTTAGATATGGAGAAATTGACTGATATCTAAATATTAATAGGCAAAATAccatttttggtcccttatgttaacctcggggttcattttggtcccttaacttcaaaaagtgtcacattggtcccttaactcttcaaaaggtgtcgtTCTAGTCCTTTTTCTCACATTAGCGACGAAAAAACTGAAAAATCGGTCGCTAtttccgtcgctaatatgacaaaaaggactaaaatgacaccttttgagaagttaagggaccaatatgacactttttgaagttaagggaccaaaatgaaccttgaggttaacataagggaccaaaaagagtattttgccatattaatattatttgaattagaaaaataattttattaaaatctgTAACTTAGTTTTGTTAACTCATCTGGATTCACGGGTAAATGTAAACGTATCCATGTGATATCAATTGTAGACGGTTCATTTTAATATTTGTCTTTTAAATATTTCTCTTTCTActgttttatataattgaagCTAGAGAATCGGCCGTACGACTTATTGTAAGTGTGAATCAATGCTTAGAAGTTGGTATATATTATTAGTATATATTTGTAACTATGTCAATATTAACCAATTGAAGagtaaattcaaattttataaaaaaaataatttagtagACATGTGGTGTGAACTCAGACACGTCACCCGTACTATAGCACGGTTTTATTACCGGtaatacattaaaaaaattattaaaaaaaaaacattagtcAAAGACGACCCACTCAACTGAGACACACCACCGGCCGCAACTCAAAATTGGAAAAACAAAATCTTCTTATTTTTCATGCAGACTAAGCGTAAAAATTTGACCATTTTTCCCTTCCTTTGTCATTTCATTTGAAGAACAAAACATACATGTTAGATAACTTTTTTTGTATTATTGTCAAGGTTAAGATTATTAGGAAATAATGAAATTCATGGGGTCCCACTTTCACTATATAGCCTAGAAATTCATACCTTCACGAGGGTCCCACTTTCACGAAAGATACCTTCCTAAGTTTTTTGTTGGGTGAATTCTTATTTAGCCATCTCAAAAAGGtgggtaaggttacctttagtgtaaaatgcactacaaaaattaaatggTATCATCTGATTGGTGGATgtacactacccatctttttgtgatgggtagagaataTTTATTAACATTCAAAGTTTGAAACAACACAAATTTTCCTTCATTCAGTAACTAGCTAGCTCTGGAACACTCATGGCATCAGTTTTTCCTCCTCCATCTCTTACACGGAAAATCCCTGAACAAAACCACGACGTTTTCCTCAGTTTCAGAGGCCTGGATACTCGCTATAATTTCACAAGCCATCTATATGCCGCGTTAACCCGACATCAAATCAAAACATACATTGACAATGAGCTTGAAAGAGGTAATGAAATATCACATTCACTTCTCAGGGCAATCAATCATGCAAAGTTATCAATAATCGTCTTCTCAGAAAACTATGCTTCTTCTAGATGGTGTTTGGAAGAGCTTGTGAGTATACTGAAATGTAAGAAAGACGATGGTCAAATTTTAGTGCCGATTTTTTACCATGTTAACCCAACAAATGTAAGGAATCAGACGGGAAGCTATGGAGTTGCTTTGGCTGAGCATGAAAAACGTAGCGACATGAATAAGGTTCAAACATGGCGGATAGCTTTGACAGAAGCTGCCAATTTGTCTGGCTGGAATTGCTTGGGCACAGggtaatataatattaatattgacCTAACCTAACCACAAATTTCTTATCTCACATATTGCTAATTGGTAAAATGAACAGGAATGAGTCTGAACTTGTAGAGCAAATTGCAAAGGATATATTACAAAAGCTGGAGTCAATAACAAGCAGGGGATTAGAAGGACGCATTAACACATACAAGCAAATTGCACAACAGAAACAAGAGAAATCACTTAGAACAGGTAATCTCGCGGACATGGAAGAATTGATTACAACATTGTACCAACTTGCAGAATTAAAATTGGAGAAAGCCTCTAGTTCAAATGATTGGAGTGTTTGGAGTGATGTTATAGGTACGCATGAACGTATTTTGCAGCTTAAACTAGACAAGTGGATGCGAACTTATAGTGCAAAAGATTTGGAGGATATAAAGGATGCAAGGAACCATTTgttgcatttttttgaaaatattccaACTACATTTGCTAGATAGAGAGCCTCCAATCAGTGGCACCCCTCACTTATAAATCAGTTTTATAACTATATTTacatcaaattttaattttaatatgataTCAGAGCTTATAGATTGGACCATAGACCATATGCGGAATTTGGAATCTGTTCAATATGAAAATAAGCATTGTATTAATGTATATCTAAATACATTTTTCCACTTtgtaaaattaagaatttttaagTCCAGTTTTCTTAGTATAATTAATAGGATATTGGtgctaataatttaaaatatttcaaaacaattttttttatttaataacagATGAAACcagataataaaattaaaaaagaaaacagaaataaaaataaaattatttgtggTAGACTTTAACATTAATATATAAACACTCAGGTTCATCAACTACAAAATTAAGTTGATCACCAACT
This genomic window from Vicia villosa cultivar HV-30 ecotype Madison, WI unplaced genomic scaffold, Vvil1.0 ctg.004729F_1_1, whole genome shotgun sequence contains:
- the LOC131642260 gene encoding disease resistance protein RPV1-like, whose protein sequence is MASVFPPPSLTRKIPEQNHDVFLSFRGLDTRYNFTSHLYAALTRHQIKTYIDNELERGNEISHSLLRAINHAKLSIIVFSENYASSRWCLEELVSILKCKKDDGQILVPIFYHVNPTNVRNQTGSYGVALAEHEKRSDMNKVQTWRIALTEAANLSGWNCLGTGNESELVEQIAKDILQKLESITSRGLEGRINTYKQIAQQKQEKSLRTGNLADMEELITTLYQLAELKLEKASSSNDWSVWSDVIGTHERILQLKLDKWMRTYSAKDLEDIKDARNHLLHFFENIPTTFAR